The genomic interval ATGCATTATTTAGTAAACAAACTATGCCATGTTCATCAATTTGGAACTGACATCTTCTTTTCCACAGTGGTAGACCGGTCAAACAAGCACACATTTCACATTAAGACTTTCTCTTCTCCTGCAGTTTATCTTCagtagctattagtttatttcttTTATTCTCATTTGAAAACTATCTAACATCCAGCTCAAGTAGACACTTTGGCTTTTCCCTGATCCTCCACCTTCTTAATGGCCGCCTGAATTTTCTGCTGGTCTCCCAGAAGCTGACGTGCTTTAACGGGCTTCAGCTGCTCATCCAGCTCCAGCAGCACTGGGATCCCCGTCGGTAAAGTTACGCTGGCAATATCATCGTCCGATATCCCTGTTGAAATTACAGCACAGTTTCAGGCATTTCGAttccatttcaattgaaaaattgactcaaaatacagtggtacctctacatgcaagattaatttgttccagaaactgttttttaagtcgaaatgatcgtatgtcgagcaggatattcccctaagaatacattataatttttattaattggttttacagcccagaaacctactCTACATCCTTAGTAAATACTGCCGGTACAATTACAACTAACATttacacataacaaaacaaattaatGATCAATACAAATCggtataataataatgtaacaaatcgggttctaatgtggcggttgtgttttgcatgctgttcctgaacgcactgtGACTGACGAGAGAGAGGAGCAGTATAGTGggatgtttttactttttttcatgttgttacAATGACACGctcaccacactcatatttttctatcatttccaacttcatttcaatggttagcggtactggtgtcaacaataatcgatgcggcgatgcatcccgatgcgggccatggacgatgcgattcgatgcgggcaacaagccgaatcgattcagcacatattaaaatatataagtccgttcaaaaatcttctggtgatgcaatggatttggtttccccatttgtattattattctcatgtttacctgtagagggagctactgtacaagcaatgcaggggggacgaggaacccaaatctgCTTCCTGatgggagtaacgtcacagacatacgCAATTGCGCAGTGGCAATCGAGAAAGCTAGAGATAAGACAtaacaacaatggctgaagcggagaaagagggagcgcgaaagattattgacccaccaaagacattgaaagcaggcatatggagacattttggcttctatgaggttggtgggaaacttgaccaaacttatgcggtgtgtaaaaaatgaaaggctgctactgtgtgtaaaaaaaaaaaaaaaaaaaaagccctggtctcattcaaagcactaattaaatgctgtgatgttttttttttatttttttttaatatattactattttcatttgactacaaccaggaatgacacaagagcctataaaaagttgtttaatgtctgaccgcttgtgttgcctcatgattcacgaaaaatatgctttgctttagcattttaatgcatcccaggctttaatgcaacgtgatgcattgccgaatcgaatcgtggccctctgaatcgaatcgaatcgaatcgtggccctccgaatcgtaatcgaatcgaatcgtgagggcagtgctgatgcacacctctagtaagcggcaccattttccttttttcaacgcctgcactaaccttctttggACCCATGTTAATTTCTAACACAAGAAATTCTGCCATGCTGCcggaaaaacaatgaaatagcGACAATGTTGTAAAtcttcgtattttgagcatttcGTCTTATTTCgatacaaatgacgagtcaaattttaagtAGGATATCGAACGgaacgtatgttgaggtaccactgtacaagtaAATTGAGCGTCAAGCTTGGTCAAGAAACAAATCCAACTCAAAAGTCATGGTCTCGCTGTTACTTCATAAGTACATGTACCAGAAAATGTAAAGAAAGTGACTAGCCTGCAGCCGATGAGTACAGCATTATTAAAGGTCAATGCGGATGTTGAATGTAACCTAAACTTAGTGGCCTTTTTGAGCAGGTTCAAGCTTCCATTTCTGGCGTAGCATGACACTtgacaagcacattcatatgaGAGCTGCTGCTCAATGCTTATTTAAATGACACAAAATTAATCTGAAAGAACctaatttaacattttataaaCTGTAGCAGTGAAATTGCATGTTCACTTATTCAAACAGACTACACATGTCGCAAGCAGAAACTAAGTAATTGCCCAAAATAGGTCCcctgagattgagggataactgtgttttgtttttactcCATTATTGAAATATTAATCGGAACACTATTTTGAATAGTACTGacgcaataaattcattcatgaaaaaaataattttaaaaactgaTGTTTTGTTCCCCAAGAAGATGGAAAACCAGTGGTTGCAATTTGTCGCATGGTTGATAAATGACATTAACACATGCTGAATTCATCAAGCATTAAACTCGcaccattattttttaattcagctTGAGAGGTGAAAATCCACTGTGTGGCAATTTTGACCCTATGAACGATGCCATGTATCCGCCTGGTTAGTAGATGGACTTCTTTGTTTGGAAAAGGGATCAAGCTCATCCTCGTTATTTGCATGTGTAAGCCTTTTGTAAATAAAaactgtagcgaaccttccaggtATTTCAGCAGAGCCCGGCAGCTGTTTCCATGAGCCGCAATGAGTACCGTCCTGCCTTGCCGTATCTCAGGTACCACAGTGCTTTCCCAATACGGCAGCAGTCTGTCCAACACCTCCTTCAGGCTTTCCGCCCGCGGCAACTTCTCCTTCTCTACATCGCACGTGCTGTATCTGCGAtcggagtagatctcactgaagtATGGATGCGATTCATCTATGGGAGGCGGCGTGACGTCATAGCTCCTCCGCCACAACTTCACCTTCTCCTCTCCGTGTTGGGCTGCCATTTCTGCCCTGTTCAAGCCTATCAGAGCTCCGTAGTGGCGCTCGTTGAGCCGCCATGACTTCACCACAGGGACCCACTCCTGGCCCATGGCCTCCAGGACCAACCAGGCCGTCTGGATGGAGCGGCTCAGGATGGAGGTGAACACCATGTCAAACTTGTAGCCCAGCTCTTTCAGGAGCCGGCCGCAATCCCTGGCCTCCTTCACGCCATCCTCACTCAGCTTCTGGTCGACCCAGCTGCAGAAACGGTTTTCCCGGTTCCACGCCCCCTCCCCATGCCTCAGCAGAAAAAGTTTGTACATGGAAATCTGCTGCAAGGCAAACCTGAACATACAGAAACAGCAGATGTAGTGAATTAAAAACCTGAGATTCAAACAGCGAGTTTTAAAATTATTAGCAGATGTGCCAACTACTTAcaagagctgaaacgattactcgaataactCGAAAAACACAAGTTTAATCGAGGAATTTTATTCGCctcaaggaatcgtttaattttgccagctctaagcatcacgttttgcccggactacttttaatgcggcacaacgcgctgatgtcacataCGTACGTTTTTAGAGTGACAGCAGTgaatttgttattttatttttctagtcacatctgagatgcaaatgcgggctgttttcaaaaatgtacagtacatcTAAAGTAAAGACATCGGTTGTCTAAAAAGGGTTcattattaggtgaaatgtcttgttttctcatgtatatttttaattgctctttacctaaataaaaaatgttttatccgattgctcgattaatcaatgacattttcagtagaatactcaattactaaaatattcgatagctgcagccctactactCACCCACCGTGATTTCTGCAAGCCAACTCATTCATTCTTATATTGGCTTATTTGATAACAGTATTTTTACAAGTTGAGAAATGATTTCTTCCAATTACTAAGAACCAAAGAGCAACGTTGCACATTTCCAAAAAAATCATAACCAAAAAGCATTTCTGTTAATTTTTATGAAGTAGATTCAAAGGGATGCTTTTGAAAAATTCCTGACATTTTGCAACCCAAGCCAAAGAAAGTAATCCCCCCCATTACTGTACAGCACTATTTTAAGctttactataataataataagggggAAAAAGCAATCTTATCAGTAATCATGTTTGTACATGCATCCAAGAAGTTAGTTGATTATGCACCGCGATTTTTATTTAGTTGTTGCCATAGGCTTTACTTACAACGGCGAACGCGACTGCTAGCACCCAGATATGAAGGAACCCTAACGTTAAAGGAGCTCAACTAGCAGGGAGAGGGAACTTTTACATGATAATACAAAAAAGGTTCTCTGTGCAAGTCGTCCTACCCTATGTGGCTTCAAAATCCAGTTGAAATGTAGCGGTGACGATGTTGACAATATTTAGCCCGGCCATGAAAGCGTCTGTGTGATGGATGGTGATTGACAGCTCGATGGGCCAATCGGAATAGCGGAGTCTCCAGCACCGGCAACGTCATGACCACATTTGGAGCAAAAGCGACTGCCTTGTCTTGGGTGAACAGGAGGAAAGGGAGGGGAGGGGCCGTGTCATGGCGCCAACAACCGAAAGGGTTTTGAAACAGCATGGCGAGCAGCAAAGCTAAAGTAAAGGACACTTTTGTTTCATTAACTTCCTTGTTTGCCATTTCAGTAGATGTTAATTAGGTTGGAAGATTGATATAAgacaattaattaataatttgtaGTAAAAAGTAAAGTAGAAGTAGATTTTTCAATAGACACGACCTGTAATATgtcccgtaatttttggactataaggcgcacctgactatagaccctacccacgtgacgtcacaactccttcctcctgactggtgccgcccaattgtccgtcaacacatcatgtttacctgttacggctacgtacattcctcctatt from Corythoichthys intestinalis isolate RoL2023-P3 chromosome 5, ASM3026506v1, whole genome shotgun sequence carries:
- the bpgm gene encoding bisphosphoglycerate mutase → MYKLFLLRHGEGAWNRENRFCSWVDQKLSEDGVKEARDCGRLLKELGYKFDMVFTSILSRSIQTAWLVLEAMGQEWVPVVKSWRLNERHYGALIGLNRAEMAAQHGEEKVKLWRRSYDVTPPPIDESHPYFSEIYSDRRYSTCDVEKEKLPRAESLKEVLDRLLPYWESTVVPEIRQGRTVLIAAHGNSCRALLKYLEGISDDDIASVTLPTGIPVLLELDEQLKPVKARQLLGDQQKIQAAIKKVEDQGKAKVST